The following DNA comes from Nicotiana sylvestris chromosome 10, ASM39365v2, whole genome shotgun sequence.
ttcacatgtAAGTGACGTACTTATATTTTTATCACTTTATCCATAGAGGGGTTGGACTCTATAAAGGCGTCTTTCTATCTTCTTCTTTGTAGCGATTCCTTGGTAGCCGAATGAGATCCCTGATCTGGCTGAATGGTCCCACAAGCTGGCAGCTTGTTCGACCTATGATAAGCGCAGGTAGAGAGACCTATCCAAGGAGAGATGGGAGGTAAAGCATCATGGTAGGCATTCAGTGGCTTATTTCCTCAAAAAGGTACCTTCCCTTTTAGCGCAGTAACTCTGTCGCCGCAGGTGTTAGAGATTTTTTCGAAATGAGACCGTGCCCCCTGGAGAAGGAGGAGAGACTGCCAACCTCGGGGTCAAGGGTTGACAATAAACAGAAAGAGTCTCCAGGTGCGAGGATGCTCACGACGGGGCGAGTCCTTTTCTGAGGTTCAAAGGAGGCAATTCGACCGATCTTTCGACTTCGGAGGCTTCTGTTTctgaaagatcatttcccattccCATAGAAGGTGTTTTGAGGAGCGATGGTCATACAACGCCTTCCTTTTTTTTTACCAAGGGCGCTTCGGGGGATACTGGGCCATCAGACATTGGCTCGGTCTTTGGTGAGCCTCCGCGGCTCAGATTTATGGTAAGCTTCGGTAACCGGCATATGCTTATCTCGGTTTTGCACCCTtcctttcttattgaattttcCTTTGCAGGTTTTTGACAAGCTTAAGTTCAAGCTGCTTCGTTATGAGGCCAGGCTGCGGAAAGCTTTGGATAGGGAGATATCCCTTAGGCTCCTATGTGAGAGAAAGGAAGGTGAGCTGGTATACCTGCTGTGTGAGGCGAATAGAAGTCAAAACTGCGAAAGTCTTCTCGAAAGATAGGTAACCTGTATTTTAGGTTGATGTATGCCCCCCTTTCATTTtcagagattaatattttgatatttcagttggagagcaAAACGGAGGAGCTGGAACGTCTTTGGGGCGAAGTTGGTCGGGCCAAACGTGAGCTTAACGAGTTGAAGGCTCGAGTAGAAGCCCAAGTTGTGGCCAAGGAGGATGCTTTGGCTAAGGCTTCTACCCTTGAGGTGCAAATCCGGAACGCTCATGTAAATGATTCTGTCCGAGCGAATATGATCACAAGGCTCGAGTCTAAGCTCCTGAAGGCGAAGGCTAAGGTGGTGAATGCTCAAGTTGAGGTTGTAATAAGACGCCCTACGGCTGACCAGAAAGTGGCGGCCTATTTGAAGGGCACTGCCTACGCTAGAGCTGAGCTGAGGGAAGCTCTTGATCGTGAGAAAAATAGTAAAGAGTACGTGAAGTGTAAATCTCAaagggagaccctcgaggaaattcatgccagGGGCTTTGACCTCTCAGAAGAGATCAAGCAAGCCAGGGCGGAAGAACACGATGCTAAATTCCTTCTGTCCGATACCGAGGATAGCGAGGATAAGGCCGACGAgccatagtccccaagggggacATAGATTTCCTTTTCTGATTCTGTACATAGCACTTTCGAAGTATGAtataaatggagcttgtatttttttCGCGTGTATGTATAAAGAGGGAAACCTCGTGGTTTTGTTTCTCCtgcatttctttttgttttgattttagctagatgaactggtctttgagttgaAGGGAGTCCTTAGATTCACGGTATGGCCTTGAGGCTCattgggctggcccgtaggctatTACATGCTTTTGCTCTTGGTCATATTTAGGCTAACTGTTTTGGGCCCAGTCCCTGAGTCGGGCATCGACTCGAGCTT
Coding sequences within:
- the LOC138879657 gene encoding uncharacterized protein yields the protein MADFYRSRGLETLEEGVNVVPDLVTECGVALAGEIIAAGPEVSGPEAFQGQELPLGDIDSLGGLNLGPQFSSGELRDAQDPNVANVGVPLKGGGALNNILDDIDDVSEDIYLNASCTIKATEELLCHEKELERLTSGLQESEDSSARKEKELGEFRASLEGVLREKAGLVEQVFDKLKFKLLRYEARLRKALDREISLRLLCERKEEINILIFQLESKTEELERLWGEVGRAKRELNELKARVEAQVVAKEDALAKASTLEVQIRNAHVNDSVRANMITRLESKLLKAKAKVVNAQVEVVIRRPTADQKVAAYLKGTAYARAELREALDREKNSKEYVKCKSQRETLEEIHARGFDLSEEIKQARAEEHDAKFLLSDTEDSEDKADEP